Proteins from a genomic interval of Lolium perenne isolate Kyuss_39 chromosome 1, Kyuss_2.0, whole genome shotgun sequence:
- the LOC127296874 gene encoding uncharacterized protein, whose translation MARSLEPPRYYAAARTSHPSVSTSAVGSCAVACLFLLLAAAGAATALFLLVWPRAPDISVAAVQLPSFSFGNGTATFTFQQLASVRNPNRAPLAHYDSSLHVGYAGREVGHMYIPAGKIDGGRTQFMATSFNVPAFPYSSSPNTITVPASGPSPALAALGRQQAPPVIEVDSLLVMKGRVTVLRVLTHHVEASKLCRIGVSPADGRVLGFRC comes from the coding sequence ATGGCCAGATCACTAGAGCCGCCGCGGTACTACGCGGCCGCGCGCACTAGCCACCCCTCAGTCTCCACCTCCGCGGTGGGCTCCTGCGCCGTGGCCtgtctcttcctcctcctcgccgccgccggcgcggcGACGGCCCTGTTCCTGCTCGTCTGGCCACGCGCGCCGGACATTTCCGTGGCGGCCGTGCAGCTCCCATCCTTCTCCTTCGGCAACGGCACCGCCACCTTCACCTTCCAGCAGCTCGCCTCCGTCCGCAACCCCAACCGCGCGCCGCTCGCGCACTACGACAGCTCCCTCCACGTCGGCTACgccggccgcgaggtcggccacATGTACATTCCCGCCGGAAAGATCGATGGCGGACGCACGCAGTTCATGGCCACCAGCTTCAACGTCCCCGCCTTCCCCTACTCCTCCTCGCCGAACACCATCACCGTCCCCGCCTCCGGCCCCTCCCCTGCTCTAGCGGCGCTGGGGCGGCAGCAGGCGCCGCCGGTGATCGAGGTGGACTCCCTGCTGGTCATGAAAGGAAGGGTCACCGTGCTTCGGGTGCTCACCCACCACGTTGAGGCCTCCAAGCTGTGCCGCATCGGCGTCTCGCCGGCCGACGGCCGCGTGCTCGGCTTCCGGTGCTGA